A genomic region of Palaemon carinicauda isolate YSFRI2023 chromosome 11, ASM3689809v2, whole genome shotgun sequence contains the following coding sequences:
- the LOC137649817 gene encoding uncharacterized protein, whose translation MKFLIVASFCLAAAVAQNAIQPKPNVRTLPAEVRKEAPGQCYGFTARKAFAVGQSWSLTPFCGRATCLQHENRLFEKVEDCGFEPKPSPGCRVVNEADQAKPYPACCPRYECQPGASLQYPTEEELRAAAQQAAQAAQG comes from the exons ATGAAATTCCTGATTGTAGCTTCCTTCTGCTTGGCAGCGGCTGTTGCTCAAAACGCTATCCAGCCAAAACCAAATGTCCGTACATTGCCTGCTGAGGTCCGAAAAG AGGCTCCCGGCCAGTGTTATGGATTCACGGCCAGAAAGGCCTTCGCCGTGGGCCAGTCTTGGTCCCTGACTCCCTTCTGTGGCAGAGCCACCTGTCTCCAACACGAAAACCGGCTCTTCGAAAAGGTGGAGGACTGTGGCTTTGAGCCAAAGCCGTCTCCCGGCTGCAGAGTCGTCAACGAAGCCGACCAAGCTAAGCCGTACCCAGCCTGCTGTCCCAGATACGAGTGCCAGCCTGGTGCCAGTCTCCAGTACCCAACTGAGGAGGAACTCAGGGCTGCTGCACAGCAGGCTGCACAAGCTGCACAGGGTTAA